In the Deinococcus radiophilus genome, one interval contains:
- a CDS encoding Rossmann-fold NAD(P)-binding domain-containing protein, whose protein sequence is MAVVTGGASGVGLSTAQRLAREGAKAAAEGIRASGAEAQGLALDALNGESAHTLVNEAVRTAAGPS, encoded by the coding sequence GTGGCCGTGGTTACGGGCGGCGCCTCAGGCGTCGGTCTGTCCACCGCACAACGGCTGGCACGTGAAGGTGCCAAAGCTGCTGCTGAAGGTATCCGCGCCAGTGGCGCAGAAGCTCAGGGCCTGGCCCTGGACGCGCTGAACGGTGAATCGGCACACACACTGGTGAACGAGGCCGTACGTACGGCAGCTGGCCCATCCTGA